A window from Pyrococcus yayanosii CH1 encodes these proteins:
- a CDS encoding signal peptidase I, protein MERWIEETVALILLILLVLGIQTGLKVILHTDSPLVIVVSGSMEPVFYRGDVVLLEGVKPEDVKVGDVIVYKSPLSKYPIIHRVRKIKTVEIGGREELCFVTWGDNNQIPDIYPLGVRVLDCVPGYAVEAKALLVFPKIGLIPLEIRERLGLLGG, encoded by the coding sequence ATGGAGAGGTGGATTGAAGAGACCGTCGCGCTGATACTCCTGATCTTGCTAGTCCTCGGGATCCAAACTGGCCTGAAGGTTATACTTCACACGGACTCTCCCCTCGTGATAGTCGTGAGTGGATCTATGGAGCCAGTGTTCTACAGGGGAGATGTCGTCCTGCTGGAGGGCGTGAAGCCCGAGGACGTGAAGGTTGGGGACGTCATCGTTTACAAGAGCCCCCTCTCCAAGTACCCAATCATCCATAGGGTTAGAAAGATAAAGACTGTGGAAATAGGAGGTAGAGAAGAGCTCTGCTTCGTGACGTGGGGAGACAACAATCAAATACCTGATATTTATCCTCTCGGTGTGAGGGTTCTTGACTGCGTCCCCGGCTATGCCGTAGAGGCTAAGGCCCTCCTAGTGTTCCCGAAGATAGGCCTAATACCCCTGGAGATTCGAGAACGGCTTGGCTTGCTCGGTGGATGA
- a CDS encoding ADP-specific glucokinase — MGTWKALYTEAFHKVTEALPQVRGVLLAYNTNIDAIKYLDSQDLEDRIERIGREKVLKYSEELPERITRVEHLLGGILWSIRRGKAAELFVESCSVRFYMKMWGWDELRIGGQVGIMANLLGGVYGVPVIAHVPQLSRLQASLFLDGPIYVPKLECGKLKLVHPRKFWRDEENCIHYIYEFPRGFRVFDFEAPRENRFIGSADDYNPNLYIRPEFREAFEEITEKAELAIISGLQALTKENYKEPFVEIGRHLDVLSAKGIPVHLEFAFTPDEAVRRKLVEILGRFTSVGLNEVELASIMEILGEKAISERLLKTEPIDPLIVIDAMNILMDRTGIERIHFHTYGYYLALTSYHGEEVRDALLFASLAAAAKAMKGNITGLKDVRKALAVPTNEKALIFEEKLEREFSEFERGVAKLEDKQLVFVPTKIVVSPKSTVGIGDTISSSAFVGEFALR, encoded by the coding sequence ATCGGGACCTGGAAAGCCCTCTACACGGAGGCCTTCCACAAGGTCACTGAGGCCCTACCCCAAGTGAGGGGAGTTTTACTGGCCTACAACACGAACATAGACGCCATAAAGTATCTGGACTCCCAAGATCTCGAGGATAGAATCGAAAGGATTGGAAGAGAGAAAGTTCTGAAGTATTCAGAGGAACTCCCCGAGAGGATAACAAGGGTGGAACACCTTCTCGGCGGAATTCTGTGGAGTATAAGGAGGGGCAAAGCGGCCGAGCTCTTCGTTGAAAGTTGCTCCGTCCGCTTTTACATGAAGATGTGGGGCTGGGATGAGCTCAGGATAGGTGGTCAGGTCGGTATAATGGCAAACCTCCTTGGAGGTGTTTACGGCGTTCCCGTAATAGCCCACGTTCCCCAGCTCTCGAGACTTCAGGCGAGTCTCTTCCTCGACGGCCCAATATACGTCCCCAAGCTCGAATGTGGAAAGCTCAAGCTCGTTCACCCGAGGAAGTTTTGGAGAGACGAAGAGAACTGCATTCACTACATCTACGAGTTCCCGCGCGGCTTCAGAGTCTTTGACTTTGAAGCGCCGAGGGAGAACCGCTTCATAGGCTCTGCCGATGATTACAATCCGAACCTTTACATAAGGCCCGAGTTCAGGGAGGCCTTCGAAGAGATAACTGAAAAGGCTGAGCTGGCCATCATAAGTGGCCTGCAGGCCCTGACAAAGGAGAACTACAAGGAACCATTTGTGGAAATAGGGAGGCATCTTGACGTGCTCAGCGCCAAGGGTATTCCCGTCCACCTTGAATTCGCATTCACCCCCGACGAAGCTGTTAGAAGAAAGCTCGTGGAAATCCTCGGCAGGTTCACGAGCGTTGGACTAAACGAGGTTGAGCTTGCATCGATAATGGAGATCCTCGGCGAGAAAGCCATTTCCGAAAGGCTCTTGAAGACAGAGCCCATTGACCCGCTCATCGTGATAGACGCCATGAACATCCTCATGGACAGGACGGGCATCGAGAGAATACATTTCCACACCTACGGCTACTACCTTGCCCTGACAAGCTATCACGGGGAGGAGGTGAGGGATGCCCTGCTCTTCGCGTCCCTCGCGGCCGCAGCAAAGGCCATGAAGGGCAACATAACAGGACTCAAAGATGTAAGAAAAGCCCTCGCCGTTCCCACGAACGAAAAGGCCCTCATATTTGAAGAGAAGCTTGAAAGGGAGTTCTCTGAGTTCGAGAGAGGGGTTGCCAAGCTTGAAGACAAGCAACTGGTCTTCGTTCCAACGAAGATAGTTGTCTCCCCAAAGAGCACCGTGGGCATAGGGGACACCATTTCGAGTTCAGCTTTCGTTGGTGAGTTCGCCCTTCGCTAA
- a CDS encoding DUF531 domain-containing protein — protein sequence MLTIALYNTYDPKKLHETHLRAIARAAPVAHAFGFHLALVGFPLTGKPLDVAEEVAEHTTIGEGGKYLLELARANKFHLLDFPEKGFSPQFGTPIATTSKPWEEKKITSLEVAERALRGESFIFLIGLGRHGLPKEIFKMARHHLDITDGLGVSLETCTAIGIIPARIKTLMEALKWRGGLKRPSR from the coding sequence ATGCTGACGATAGCTCTCTACAATACCTATGACCCCAAAAAGCTCCACGAGACCCACCTGAGGGCGATAGCGAGAGCTGCCCCCGTCGCCCACGCCTTTGGTTTCCACCTTGCCCTCGTCGGGTTTCCCCTCACGGGTAAACCTTTGGACGTCGCCGAAGAGGTCGCGGAGCACACAACGATAGGTGAAGGAGGAAAATACCTACTGGAGCTCGCGAGGGCAAACAAGTTCCACCTCCTTGACTTTCCAGAGAAAGGATTCTCACCTCAGTTCGGAACCCCCATAGCGACGACATCCAAGCCCTGGGAAGAAAAAAAGATTACGAGCCTTGAGGTTGCCGAGAGAGCCCTCAGGGGAGAGAGCTTCATCTTCCTTATAGGTCTCGGGAGGCACGGGCTCCCTAAGGAAATCTTTAAGATGGCCCGCCATCACCTTGATATAACGGACGGCCTCGGTGTAAGCCTCGAAACATGCACTGCCATAGGCATAATCCCCGCTAGGATAAAAACCCTCATGGAGGCCCTAAAATGGAGAGGTGGATTGAAGAGACCGTCGCGCTGA
- a CDS encoding RAD55 family ATPase: MQVASHLARISTGVKGLDELIEGGLIPGRVYLIVGPPGSGKTVFGMHFLLEGARRGEKVAYISLVQKPEEVVRDMVRFDPSIYAYVNTWKLILYDLGPILWRESSRVPTWRSVLLRIRDIVEDEKITRLVIDPLTAIDFPQQNPVEKRVELAKFIRGLEDLGVTAYLIAEMTDLDKYTEEHYLVSGIIMLHYFMHNGRMTRAIQVFKMRGTKHDPNLKLMRFTDKGLVVYNKSPFEAE; this comes from the coding sequence ATGCAGGTTGCCTCTCACTTGGCGAGGATATCCACCGGCGTCAAGGGTCTTGACGAGCTCATAGAAGGTGGGCTCATTCCGGGAAGGGTTTACCTGATCGTTGGACCCCCGGGCAGTGGGAAGACCGTTTTTGGCATGCACTTTCTTCTTGAAGGGGCAAGGAGGGGGGAAAAGGTAGCTTACATTTCTCTGGTCCAGAAACCAGAGGAAGTCGTCAGGGACATGGTTCGCTTCGATCCATCCATCTATGCCTATGTAAACACCTGGAAGCTCATCCTTTACGACCTCGGTCCAATCCTCTGGAGGGAATCTTCGAGGGTTCCAACATGGAGGAGCGTTCTCTTGAGGATTAGGGACATCGTGGAGGATGAAAAGATAACGAGGCTCGTGATAGATCCTTTAACGGCTATAGACTTTCCCCAGCAGAATCCTGTGGAGAAGAGGGTTGAGCTAGCCAAGTTCATAAGGGGCCTTGAGGACCTGGGGGTTACGGCGTACCTAATAGCCGAGATGACGGACCTCGACAAGTACACGGAGGAGCACTACCTCGTGAGTGGCATAATAATGCTCCACTACTTTATGCACAATGGAAGGATGACAAGGGCAATCCAAGTCTTCAAGATGAGGGGGACGAAGCACGATCCCAACCTGAAGCTAATGAGGTTCACCGACAAGGGATTGGTCGTTTACAACAAGTCCCCTTTCGAGGCTGAATGA
- a CDS encoding DMT family transporter, translated as MKAKKAELILLGITAIWGSTFPVMKVGLEGIPPVTFITYRFALATLLLLIIFRQRIASREVMLKGFVLGVTLFFGHGFQIIGLKYTTASNSAFITSLYVVFTPFVAYALLNRRVDKRDVISLILALVGLYLISGATLRLNYGDLLTVFAAISFAFQIVLVERFSGGEVSLAFWQVFWNFILSLTYALLFEGLTVPTSSISWFGILYTATFATAIAFTLQMRYQPFVAAHRAALIYSAEPLFGHVASFITLGEVLDPWGYLGAVLILVAVWNELRE; from the coding sequence ATGAAAGCTAAGAAGGCGGAACTAATATTACTTGGGATAACCGCCATTTGGGGTTCGACGTTCCCCGTGATGAAGGTAGGGTTAGAGGGTATTCCCCCCGTCACCTTCATAACCTACCGCTTCGCACTCGCGACTCTCCTTCTTCTAATAATTTTTCGGCAAAGGATTGCCAGTAGAGAGGTTATGCTTAAGGGCTTCGTCCTCGGAGTAACGCTCTTCTTTGGGCACGGCTTTCAGATAATCGGCCTCAAATACACGACCGCTTCGAACTCCGCCTTCATAACCTCCCTCTACGTCGTCTTCACGCCCTTCGTGGCCTATGCTCTCCTCAACCGTCGGGTAGATAAAAGGGACGTCATATCCCTCATTCTAGCTCTCGTCGGCCTCTACCTGATATCAGGAGCCACCTTGAGGCTCAACTATGGCGACCTCCTCACGGTGTTTGCTGCAATAAGTTTCGCGTTCCAGATAGTTCTCGTGGAGAGGTTCAGCGGGGGTGAAGTTTCCCTGGCCTTCTGGCAGGTCTTCTGGAACTTTATACTATCTCTTACCTACGCCCTTCTCTTCGAAGGGCTCACCGTGCCGACCTCATCAATCTCTTGGTTCGGTATCCTTTACACGGCCACCTTCGCCACGGCGATTGCTTTCACCCTCCAGATGAGGTATCAGCCCTTCGTAGCCGCCCATAGGGCGGCCCTTATATATTCGGCGGAGCCCCTCTTCGGTCATGTTGCCTCCTTCATAACGCTTGGGGAGGTACTGGATCCTTGGGGGTATCTCGGAGCCGTACTCATCCTCGTGGCCGTTTGGAACGAGCTCAGGGAGTAA
- a CDS encoding dipeptidase, whose product MIFDAHSDLPTYIYEEREKRTRVLESEFERFFPNVSARVMSVWSRPEKRPTILRYALEAFNRIFNDVIESERFVIVGNVREMDEAIKEGKVALWLGLEGGEPIESLDILEVFYGLGLRVLTLTWSLRNQIGDGVFERTNGGLTNFGVDVVGKAEELGIVLDLSHINEAGFWDALDITAFPVIASHSNARKLCDHPRNLTDEQIKAIAERDGVIGAVAIPSFVDKERPTLERYVEHIIYMADLAGYKHVGLGFDFVYYLPNWSGKSVEGFESEKDIPKLIALLRDRMSEREVRAIAFENFRRVFEKVVGP is encoded by the coding sequence ATGATCTTCGACGCCCACTCGGACCTTCCCACCTATATCTACGAGGAAAGAGAAAAGAGAACCAGAGTCCTTGAAAGCGAGTTTGAGCGCTTCTTTCCCAACGTCTCCGCAAGAGTTATGAGCGTCTGGAGCAGGCCTGAAAAGAGGCCCACAATTCTGAGATACGCCCTTGAAGCCTTCAACAGAATCTTTAACGACGTCATAGAAAGCGAAAGGTTCGTCATAGTCGGAAATGTGAGAGAAATGGATGAAGCCATCAAAGAAGGGAAGGTGGCTCTATGGCTGGGCCTCGAGGGGGGAGAGCCCATAGAGAGCCTCGACATACTCGAAGTCTTTTACGGGCTCGGCCTTCGTGTTCTAACTCTCACTTGGAGCCTGAGGAACCAGATAGGGGATGGAGTCTTCGAGAGAACGAACGGTGGACTTACAAACTTCGGCGTGGATGTTGTCGGAAAAGCTGAAGAGCTAGGTATAGTGCTCGACCTCAGCCACATAAACGAGGCCGGCTTTTGGGATGCCCTCGATATCACAGCTTTCCCGGTTATAGCGTCCCACTCGAACGCGAGAAAGCTGTGTGACCACCCGAGAAACCTTACCGACGAGCAGATAAAGGCCATAGCCGAGCGGGACGGCGTCATCGGGGCGGTGGCAATACCGAGCTTTGTTGATAAAGAAAGACCGACGCTCGAGAGGTACGTTGAGCATATCATCTATATGGCCGACCTCGCCGGTTACAAGCACGTCGGTCTCGGCTTTGATTTCGTCTATTACCTGCCAAACTGGAGCGGAAAGAGCGTTGAGGGCTTTGAGAGCGAGAAGGACATACCGAAGCTCATAGCCCTCCTTAGGGATAGGATGTCCGAGAGGGAAGTTCGGGCAATCGCCTTCGAGAACTTCAGAAGGGTATTCGAGAAGGTCGTGGGGCCGTAA
- a CDS encoding class I SAM-dependent methyltransferase, with translation MVLYFLTFREARRILQARGDVRINTDLQKSNRTVRVKVEGGRAVFPDGTSLELELLRKIAKDEKTVYFLKDGELFKAAIAREHFYKLVPTIPPTIEINGIRMHRTKDVNPLQDTRAKVNTVRPKEGESVLDTCMGLGYTAIESAKRGAYVITVEKDKNVIELAKINPWSRELFTSQKIQVVHGDSFDVVKRFKEESFDVVIHDPPRFSLAGELYSLEFYEELFRIMKPGGRLFHYVGNPGKKYRRKDLQRGVMERLRKAGFVEIRRVEEALGVVAKKPKK, from the coding sequence ATGGTCCTTTACTTCTTGACTTTCAGGGAGGCAAGGAGAATACTGCAGGCAAGGGGAGATGTTAGAATAAATACGGACCTGCAAAAGAGCAACAGGACGGTTAGGGTCAAGGTAGAGGGAGGTAGAGCTGTATTCCCGGACGGAACCTCCCTCGAGCTGGAGCTTTTGAGAAAAATCGCCAAGGACGAAAAGACAGTTTACTTTCTCAAGGATGGAGAGCTCTTTAAGGCGGCCATAGCGAGGGAGCACTTCTACAAGCTTGTCCCAACGATTCCGCCGACGATCGAGATAAACGGCATAAGGATGCACCGGACCAAAGACGTAAACCCTCTCCAGGACACGAGGGCCAAGGTCAACACCGTGAGGCCGAAGGAGGGCGAGAGCGTTTTGGACACCTGCATGGGTCTAGGCTATACGGCGATAGAGTCGGCGAAGCGAGGGGCTTACGTCATAACCGTCGAGAAGGACAAAAACGTCATAGAGCTCGCGAAAATAAACCCTTGGAGCAGGGAGCTCTTCACGAGCCAGAAAATTCAAGTCGTTCACGGTGACTCCTTTGATGTCGTCAAGCGCTTTAAGGAGGAGAGCTTCGATGTTGTAATCCACGATCCTCCAAGATTCAGCTTGGCAGGCGAGCTCTACAGTCTGGAGTTCTACGAGGAGCTCTTCAGGATTATGAAGCCGGGTGGCAGGCTCTTCCACTATGTTGGCAATCCCGGAAAGAAATACAGGAGAAAGGACTTGCAAAGGGGCGTTATGGAACGGCTGAGGAAAGCGGGCTTCGTTGAAATTAGGAGGGTGGAGGAAGCGCTGGGGGTCGTGGCAAAAAAACCGAAGAAATAG
- a CDS encoding alpha/beta hydrolase family protein — MSGIEWNEKTFSKFAYLGDPRIKDDRVAYVLTKANLKNNRYENTVVIEDIKAGTKRFIENATMPRFSPDGKRLAFMRLNEEKKTSEIWIADVETLSTKKVLEAKNVRSIEWNDDSRHLLVVGFKRRDDEDFIFEDDIPVWFDSLGFFDGEKTTFWILDTESEEIIEEFEKPRFSSGIWHGDAVIVNVPHRENGKPAYFKFYDIYIWKDGEEEKLFERVSFEAMDSDGKRILLKGKPEKKKISEHDFLYLWDGELKTMNEHLDRDTGQAKLDGDRVYFTLYEAGSINLYVWDGEIRPIAKGEHWIMGFDVDNGRVVYLKETATRLRELYIWDGEERQITDYNGPIFAKLKTFEPRHFKFKSLDLEIDGWYIRPELKEEKAPVIVFVHGGPKGMYGYYFKYEMQLMAAKGYYVVFLNPRGSNGYSEEFALRVLERTGLEDFKDILNGIEEFFRLEPQADRERVGITGISYGGFMTNWALTQSDLFKAGISENGISYWLTSYAFSDIGLWFDKEVIGADPLKNENYRKLSPLFYVENVKAPLLLIHSLEDYRCPLDQSLMFYHALKDLGKEVYIAIFKRGAHGHSVRGSPRHRAKRYKLFVEFFERKLKKYEEGFNVEEILKED, encoded by the coding sequence ATGAGCGGCATCGAATGGAATGAAAAGACATTTTCTAAGTTCGCCTACCTGGGCGATCCGCGGATTAAGGATGACCGGGTGGCCTACGTCCTGACTAAGGCCAACCTAAAGAACAACCGCTACGAGAACACGGTTGTTATAGAAGATATTAAAGCCGGCACAAAGAGGTTCATAGAAAACGCCACGATGCCCCGATTCTCGCCTGATGGTAAAAGGCTCGCCTTTATGAGGCTCAACGAAGAAAAGAAGACCTCCGAGATTTGGATCGCTGACGTCGAGACCCTTAGCACCAAGAAGGTTCTCGAGGCCAAAAACGTTCGCTCGATTGAGTGGAATGATGACTCCCGCCACCTTCTCGTCGTAGGCTTTAAGCGCAGGGATGATGAAGACTTCATCTTCGAGGACGACATTCCTGTCTGGTTTGACAGCTTGGGCTTCTTCGACGGTGAGAAGACGACCTTCTGGATTCTCGACACGGAGAGCGAGGAAATAATCGAAGAGTTCGAGAAGCCTCGCTTTTCCTCTGGAATCTGGCACGGCGATGCGGTAATCGTGAACGTTCCCCACCGCGAGAATGGCAAGCCGGCCTACTTCAAGTTCTACGACATCTACATCTGGAAAGATGGTGAGGAGGAGAAGCTCTTTGAGAGGGTCTCCTTTGAAGCTATGGACTCCGACGGCAAAAGGATATTGCTTAAGGGAAAGCCGGAAAAGAAGAAGATAAGCGAGCACGACTTCCTATACCTTTGGGATGGTGAGCTTAAAACCATGAACGAACACCTCGACAGGGACACTGGCCAAGCGAAGCTCGATGGTGATAGAGTTTACTTCACGCTCTATGAGGCTGGCAGTATTAACCTCTACGTCTGGGATGGCGAGATAAGGCCGATAGCCAAGGGGGAGCACTGGATAATGGGATTCGACGTTGACAACGGGAGGGTCGTTTACCTCAAGGAAACCGCTACAAGGCTGAGGGAGCTCTACATTTGGGACGGAGAGGAGAGGCAGATTACTGACTACAACGGGCCGATATTTGCGAAGCTCAAAACTTTCGAGCCGAGGCACTTTAAGTTCAAGAGCCTCGACCTTGAGATAGACGGGTGGTATATAAGGCCAGAGCTTAAGGAGGAAAAAGCCCCCGTCATAGTCTTCGTTCACGGCGGGCCGAAGGGCATGTACGGATACTACTTCAAGTATGAAATGCAACTGATGGCGGCTAAAGGTTATTACGTAGTCTTCCTCAATCCGAGGGGGAGCAACGGCTATTCCGAGGAGTTTGCCCTCCGCGTCCTAGAGAGGACAGGTCTCGAGGACTTCAAGGACATATTGAACGGAATCGAAGAGTTCTTCAGGCTCGAGCCCCAGGCCGACAGGGAAAGGGTAGGAATAACGGGCATAAGCTACGGCGGCTTTATGACGAACTGGGCCCTGACACAGAGTGATTTGTTCAAAGCTGGAATTAGCGAAAACGGCATAAGTTACTGGCTTACTAGCTACGCCTTCTCTGACATAGGCCTCTGGTTTGATAAGGAGGTCATTGGAGCAGACCCTCTGAAAAATGAGAACTACAGGAAGCTCAGCCCGCTCTTCTACGTCGAGAACGTCAAGGCTCCATTACTGCTCATTCACTCGCTGGAGGACTACCGCTGTCCCCTCGACCAGAGCCTCATGTTCTACCACGCCCTCAAGGATCTTGGCAAGGAAGTCTACATAGCGATATTCAAGCGCGGTGCCCATGGCCACAGCGTACGCGGTAGCCCAAGGCACAGGGCCAAGCGCTACAAGCTCTTCGTAGAATTCTTCGAGAGGAAGCTAAAGAAGTACGAGGAGGGCTTCAACGTCGAGGAGATTCTGAAGGAGGATTGA